One genomic window of Bradyrhizobium sp. B124 includes the following:
- the hemJ gene encoding protoporphyrinogen oxidase HemJ: MYDWIKALHIVAVISWMAGMLYLPRLFVYHCEAETGSKQSETFKVMERRLLKAIINPAMIVAWLAGLYLAWAGHWYLSGWFHVKFTLVLIMSGIHGFLSRCVKDFAADRNQRTQKFYRIINEVPTLLMILIVIMVVVKPF; this comes from the coding sequence TTGTATGACTGGATCAAGGCCCTGCACATCGTTGCCGTGATCTCCTGGATGGCGGGCATGCTCTATCTGCCGCGGCTGTTCGTCTATCATTGTGAGGCCGAGACAGGCTCGAAGCAGTCCGAGACCTTCAAGGTCATGGAGCGGCGGCTTTTGAAGGCGATCATCAACCCCGCGATGATCGTGGCCTGGCTCGCCGGGCTTTATCTGGCCTGGGCCGGACACTGGTACCTATCGGGCTGGTTTCACGTCAAATTTACGCTGGTCCTCATCATGTCGGGTATCCACGGCTTTTTGTCTCGCTGCGTGAAGGATTTCGCCGCCGACCGGAATCAACGTACTCAGAAATTCTATCGCATTATCAACGAGGTGCCGACGCTTCTGATGATCCTGATCGTGATCATGGTGGTCGTGAAGCCGTTCTAG